From the Solibacillus sp. FSL R5-0449 genome, one window contains:
- a CDS encoding DUF951 domain-containing protein, producing the protein MEAKQYGLNDVVEMKKQHPCGTNEWKVIRLGADIRIKCEGCGHSVMIPRREFEKKMKKILRQAEEV; encoded by the coding sequence ATGGAAGCAAAGCAGTACGGTCTAAATGACGTTGTGGAAATGAAAAAACAACATCCTTGTGGCACAAACGAATGGAAAGTAATTCGATTAGGTGCTGATATTCGCATAAAATGTGAAGGTTGCGGACATAGCGTTATGATTCCACGCCGCGAGTTCGAGAAAAAAATGAAGAAAATTTTACGCCAGGCAGAAGA